The genomic segment TTATTATTTCATTCGTTTTCTTAATATTCGGCGATAATTTGTTTCTCCCTTTGGTGCGTCCTGTATAATTTCCAACACACCATCTTCAAGCATTTTATCAATGCGATTGGAAATCCATACATCACTAATTCCAAGTTGATATTTTCCTAAAACATTACCTATGACAATAGCCATTTTGAATTGCTCTGGCTGTTCCGCAATTTCACGAAGAATGAAACTATCATATATATCTTCTGAAACGCTTTGCAATTTACCATTTAACATTGCACGCAAAGGTGCATTTTCATTTTGAAGTTGATTCCATTTCATAGTACAAGCTGAAAGAAATACAGGATTAGCTTTCTCTTGTAGAGTTATATAGTTTCCCCATTCGCCAGGAGACACCTCGCCCCATGCTATTTTGGATGTCATAGTATTTTCTTTTCCATATTCCCATGTAGGTAACTTAACCAAATAAATTGTTGTCTGGCAGTTTAATGGTTGAAGTTGTTTCATAAGCCAATACATACCACAAAGCTCATCTGGATTATAGCTATACCAAATGCGAATTTCTTCCCCAGCTACATATCGTTCAATCACTGAGGTCAATGTAGTTTTAATTTTCTGTATTTTTTCTTCAACCTGATAATCTAAATCCTCTACAAAGCAGACAGACAGCATTTTCTTGAAAATATTTTTCCGCTGTTCGCCAATTCCATTATCAGAAATATCTCCCACACTAAGAACCATATCAAAACAATAAACATCACTGCTCTTGCCTCCCAATGGAATAGCATTCTCCCAAGCAATGCGTTCTTGTTCCTGTGCTTGAAGCTGTGCCTTTTTCATTTCATCTGAAGATGGAACACTCCCGTCTTCGTGCCTCATAAATATTGAAACAGCACTTCCTCTATACTTTCCCTTGCCGTAAGTTTGGGCAATTTTCAAACTTCCACAGGCACTTTCACCAAATACAATTTCAATCATCTTATATACCTCCGATTTAATTGCTCCCGTTATGAATAAATCATCTCATACAAAACAATTTCTTCTGCCCTGTTGTGAATGTTATTGCAACGCTGCACCCATTCCATTTGTCGGGTACACTTCAATTCCTCTGTCACGCCCTCGGTAGCTTTCATCTGCTCCATGATAGTGTCTAACCGTTTTTGTGCCTGTTCATTCAGGTCTGCAAGATATGTCAACAATTC from the Blautia wexlerae DSM 19850 genome contains:
- a CDS encoding DUF3658 domain-containing protein; this translates as MIEIVFGESACGSLKIAQTYGKGKYRGSAVSIFMRHEDGSVPSSDEMKKAQLQAQEQERIAWENAIPLGGKSSDVYCFDMVLSVGDISDNGIGEQRKNIFKKMLSVCFVEDLDYQVEEKIQKIKTTLTSVIERYVAGEEIRIWYSYNPDELCGMYWLMKQLQPLNCQTTIYLVKLPTWEYGKENTMTSKIAWGEVSPGEWGNYITLQEKANPVFLSACTMKWNQLQNENAPLRAMLNGKLQSVSEDIYDSFILREIAEQPEQFKMAIVIGNVLGKYQLGISDVWISNRIDKMLEDGVLEIIQDAPKGETNYRRILRKRMK
- a CDS encoding TnpV protein, with translation MSELKPRITENGIDYILVGDYYIPGLKLPEEHRPIGKYGRMHREYLREVHPARLNTLILTGELLTYLADLNEQAQKRLDTIMEQMKATEGVTEELKCTRQMEWVQRCNNIHNRAEEIVLYEMIYS